The Deltaproteobacteria bacterium CG2_30_66_27 genome contains a region encoding:
- a CDS encoding dehydrogenase produces the protein MKLEGRVAVVTGGARGIGLAITRALIDHGVRVHVFDVAPGKGVDAAPYSFHPADIADSGSVAKAVAELPAGVSLLVNNAGITRDRSAVNMSDDEWNSVLSVNLTGAFHMIRALAPAMRVAGTGRIVNITSINGIRGKFGQANYCASKAGLIGLTKTMARELGPKGITVNAVAPGMVMTDMVLALPPEFIDKARAEAVLPTLATPGDIANTVLFLLSDAARMITGEVIRVDAGQYI, from the coding sequence CTGAAACTGGAAGGGCGTGTTGCGGTGGTCACCGGCGGGGCGCGCGGGATCGGGCTGGCGATTACCCGGGCCCTGATCGATCACGGTGTCCGCGTGCACGTATTCGACGTCGCCCCCGGGAAGGGGGTCGACGCGGCGCCGTATTCGTTCCATCCGGCCGACATCGCCGACTCTGGGAGCGTGGCGAAGGCCGTGGCCGAACTTCCCGCCGGCGTCTCCCTGCTGGTGAACAACGCCGGGATCACCCGGGATCGCAGCGCGGTCAACATGAGTGACGACGAGTGGAACTCGGTCCTCTCGGTCAACCTGACGGGGGCGTTCCACATGATCCGTGCGCTGGCGCCCGCGATGCGGGTGGCCGGGACCGGGCGGATCGTCAACATCACATCGATCAACGGGATCCGCGGGAAGTTCGGACAGGCGAACTACTGCGCCTCGAAGGCGGGGCTGATCGGGTTGACGAAGACGATGGCGCGGGAGCTGGGCCCCAAGGGGATCACCGTCAACGCCGTCGCTCCCGGCATGGTCATGACCGACATGGTTCTGGCGCTTCCGCCGGAGTTCATCGACAAGGCGAGGGCGGAGGCCGTGCTGCCTACGCTTGCGACACCGGGCGACATCGCGAACACGGTCCTCTTCCTCCTGTCCGACGCGGCGCGCATGATCACCGGCGAGGTGATCCGGGTGGATGCGGGGCAATACATCTGA